Proteins from a single region of Theobroma cacao cultivar B97-61/B2 chromosome 10, Criollo_cocoa_genome_V2, whole genome shotgun sequence:
- the LOC18586780 gene encoding uncharacterized protein LOC18586780 — MAAAGFNTSAPSVFTGENYVIWSVKIRSYLKAYCLREVVETSEDLIQHHANPTLAQIRQFEEDKAKRYKALSSLHSAVSDEIFFRIMHLDSPKEVWDHLKDEFFGSDRTRHIQSLNLSRQFEMLRMEDDENIREFFKRMMSIVNQLRLLGKAVTEEKLVHKILVSLPEKYESKISSLEDSRDITQMTMKELVNVLEGLKQRRVFRQRGVVDSALVA, encoded by the coding sequence ATGGCTGCTGCGGGTTTCAACACCTCTGCTCCATCAGTCTTTACTGGTGAAAACTATGTTATTTGGTCAGTGAAGATAAGGTCGTATCTGAAGGCTTATTGTCTTCGGGAGGTTGTGGAGACTAGTGAGGATCTTATTCAACATCATGCTAACCCCACTCTTGCTCAGATTCGACAGTTTGAAGAGGACAAAGCTAAAAGGTACAAAGCTCTGTCAAGTTTGCATTCAGCTGTTTCTGATGAAATTTTCTTTAGGATTATGCATTTAGATAGTCCTAAGGAGGTATGGGATCATTTGAAGGATGAGTTTTTTGGTAGTGATAGGACTAGGCATATTCAGTCTTTGAATCTGTCTAGACAATTTGAAATGTTAAGGATGGAAGATGATGAGAATATTAGGGAGTTCTTTAAAAGAATGATGAGTATTGTGAATCAGTTAAGGTTGTTGGGAAAGGCTGTTACAGAGGAAAAGTTGGTGCACAAGATATTGGTGAGTCTCCCAGAAAAATATGAATCCAAAATTTCCTCTTTAGAAGATTCTAGGGATATTACTCAGATGACTATGAAAGAACTGGTAAATGTTCTGGAGGGTTTGAAGCAAAGAAGAGTATTTAGGCAAAGAGGTGTAGTTGATAGTGCCCTGGTAGCTTAG